The following coding sequences lie in one Bacteroides helcogenes P 36-108 genomic window:
- a CDS encoding helix-turn-helix domain-containing protein, with protein sequence MKQNLTLILMNEAVREGWREWMEKVRKVLPQTDAERPVTWIAAERLAQENGRMVRLVELLREHRPVLSYRVKEEAGLLILVAYHRHGSSSDFLLETAEAYFRERDCGGFLFLCRMQASINAYDEYPHLNVLCNRLAGLLFRFRRERASEYRKGIPPMFSGADLQEVEKYLPHLRGCSFREEIALALPKVKNVEELARECAMSVNTLGRRFKEELNTTPHRWLTEQRKAHVTSLLADTDMPLQEIADVCGFATPSYLWDFCKKHLKATPAEIREIARCARTV encoded by the coding sequence ATGAAACAGAATCTTACACTAATTCTAATGAATGAAGCCGTCCGGGAGGGATGGCGGGAATGGATGGAAAAGGTACGCAAGGTATTGCCGCAAACGGATGCGGAGCGTCCGGTGACATGGATTGCGGCGGAACGGCTCGCACAGGAGAATGGACGGATGGTGCGGCTGGTGGAGCTGCTGCGGGAACACCGCCCCGTACTTTCGTACCGGGTGAAGGAGGAAGCCGGGCTGCTGATACTGGTCGCCTATCACCGCCACGGAAGCTCGTCAGACTTCCTGCTGGAAACGGCGGAGGCGTATTTCCGGGAAAGGGACTGCGGAGGATTCCTGTTCCTCTGCCGGATGCAGGCAAGCATCAACGCCTACGACGAATACCCGCACCTGAACGTGCTCTGCAACCGTCTGGCGGGACTGCTGTTCCGCTTCCGCCGTGAACGGGCGTCCGAGTACCGCAAGGGCATACCGCCGATGTTCAGCGGGGCGGACTTGCAGGAGGTGGAAAAGTACCTGCCGCACCTGCGGGGCTGCTCGTTCCGGGAAGAAATCGCACTGGCTCTGCCCAAGGTGAAGAACGTGGAGGAACTGGCACGGGAATGCGCCATGTCGGTCAATACGCTGGGACGGCGTTTCAAGGAGGAGCTGAACACCACTCCGCACCGCTGGCTGACGGAACAGCGGAAAGCGCACGTGACCTCCCTGCTGGCGGACACGGACATGCCCCTTCAAGAGATCGCCGACGTGTGCGGCTTCGCCACTCCGAGCTACCTGTGGGACTTCTGCAAGAAGCACCTGAAGGCTACTCCTGCCGAAATCCGTGAAATCGCCCGGTGCGCCCGTACCGTTTAG
- a CDS encoding RteC domain-containing protein, protein MEEYFNGLLKEVDQRMATTAPGMDGKEVIGVCREMVSYLKGKNRELKEYALAHPFAGDAKEILYFKYYKPALTGRLLYYYRVYQIESGCPACLRVAEPYYRKAMERAERMMERYLPFYQYYHSGATYRDSYYFLRAKGELSPESGSFVLDEEAEFSTGYDILAARLISVEMLLVHLSRRMERAAQGTETEAVPEKEHRWTNTKVAAILLVYGIHVTGSVDEGNAEIGELAALFEKHFHVDLGNVYHAFGRLRGQQNPTAFLDEMKERLLKKMRDMDSR, encoded by the coding sequence ATGGAAGAATATTTTAACGGGCTGCTGAAGGAGGTGGATCAGCGCATGGCGACCACAGCCCCCGGCATGGACGGCAAGGAGGTGATAGGCGTCTGCCGTGAGATGGTCTCGTACCTGAAAGGCAAGAACCGGGAACTGAAGGAGTACGCCCTCGCCCATCCGTTCGCCGGGGACGCGAAGGAGATCCTCTACTTCAAGTATTACAAGCCCGCCCTGACGGGCAGGCTGCTGTACTATTACCGGGTGTACCAGATAGAGAGCGGCTGCCCCGCCTGCCTGCGTGTCGCCGAACCGTACTACCGCAAGGCGATGGAGCGTGCCGAGCGGATGATGGAACGCTACCTGCCCTTTTACCAGTATTACCACAGCGGGGCGACGTACCGGGACAGCTACTATTTCCTGCGGGCGAAGGGCGAGCTAAGCCCCGAGAGCGGCAGCTTCGTGCTGGACGAGGAGGCGGAGTTCTCCACGGGCTACGACATACTGGCGGCACGGCTGATCTCGGTGGAGATGCTGCTGGTACACCTGAGCCGCCGGATGGAGCGTGCGGCGCAGGGGACGGAGACGGAAGCCGTGCCGGAGAAGGAACACCGCTGGACGAACACGAAGGTTGCCGCCATACTGCTCGTCTATGGCATACACGTGACGGGAAGCGTGGACGAGGGCAACGCCGAGATCGGCGAGCTGGCTGCGCTGTTCGAGAAGCATTTCCACGTGGATCTGGGCAACGTGTACCACGCTTTCGGCAGGCTGCGGGGGCAACAGAACCCGACGGCGTTCTTGGACGAGATGAAGGAGAGGCTGCTGAAAAAGATGCGGGACATGGATAGCCGGTAG
- a CDS encoding helix-turn-helix domain-containing protein has product MEIMTIESNAYRLLVEKIEKITAYVEESRNREETERKRKEEAESPATKGRKADPKWMTHKEVCEALDISHRTLQRYRQKHIIPYSMIGRQIRYPRQAVESLRERWMVETPAAKIDRMIAEHPLHNRKNGSYGKKGRSAGKNQ; this is encoded by the coding sequence ATGGAAATAATGACCATCGAGAGCAACGCCTACCGCCTGCTCGTGGAGAAGATCGAGAAGATAACCGCCTACGTGGAGGAATCCCGGAACCGGGAGGAAACGGAGCGCAAACGGAAAGAGGAAGCGGAAAGCCCTGCGACCAAGGGACGGAAAGCCGACCCGAAGTGGATGACGCACAAGGAGGTGTGCGAGGCGCTGGACATCAGCCACCGCACCCTGCAACGCTACCGCCAGAAGCATATCATTCCCTATTCGATGATCGGGCGGCAGATACGCTATCCCCGGCAGGCTGTCGAGAGCCTGCGTGAGCGGTGGATGGTGGAGACGCCCGCCGCCAAGATCGACCGGATGATAGCGGAACATCCCCTGCATAACCGAAAAAACGGCAGCTATGGTAAGAAAGGAAGAAGTGCTGGCAAGAACCAGTAA
- a CDS encoding bifunctional DNA primase/helicase: protein MVRKEEVLARTSNGLDVFRHYLPVKWRVGRNFLNPLYADSKASCNVYYDRRSGTYRMKDFGNGDYSGDCFFLVAKLKGLDCRNAADFVEVLHTIDRELCLGLDGDIPTDGTVGTGGCRRLRLVPGARGGGAGEAGTDTEEAAAPFDRPEPKPYRTTEKPFTDAELAYWGASGITVEVLRRYGTVSLAEYRGETREGKAFGFSSTPAEPMFGYRGKWGVKVYRPMSEVRFVYGGHTGDNYCFGLEQLPSKGDLLFLTGGEKDVLTLAAHGFHAICFNSETSVIPAKTVRKLVYRFKHIVLLYDTDKTGLECSEKHRAQLAEYGVKRLVLPLPGTKAEKDVTDYFKAGHTREELMGLFLKLLDTLYGDTLAMLKSCEIDYDHPPEQAVAIVTAGDVPLGSEENILCITGGEGTGKSNYTAALVAGAIMERETDADLLGVRVEPNRKGRAVLLYDTEQSEQQLHKNTGRLLRRAGRERMPEYLHVYCLTGMSRSERLTAIVQSMDRYHYLHGGIHLVVIDGVADLIRCANDEAESVALIDEIYRLAGIYRTCIAAVVHFVPNGLKLRGHLGSELQRKSAAILSIEKDENPEVSVVKALKVRDGSPLDIPLMQFRWDKQAGMPVYVGEKPRAEKEKRKEKELAEMAREAFARQEKYGYIELCELIQEMLEVKERTAKGYIRYMREKEIIEKEGDCYVHGQGRV, encoded by the coding sequence ATGGTAAGAAAGGAAGAAGTGCTGGCAAGAACCAGTAACGGGCTGGACGTGTTCCGCCACTACCTGCCCGTGAAGTGGCGGGTGGGCAGGAACTTCCTGAACCCGCTGTACGCCGACAGCAAGGCTTCGTGCAACGTGTATTACGACCGCCGGAGCGGTACGTACCGGATGAAGGACTTCGGCAACGGGGACTATTCGGGAGACTGTTTCTTCCTCGTGGCGAAGCTGAAAGGGCTGGACTGCCGGAACGCCGCCGACTTCGTGGAGGTGCTGCACACCATCGACCGGGAGCTGTGCCTCGGACTGGACGGGGACATCCCGACCGACGGGACAGTAGGAACCGGGGGCTGCCGGAGATTGCGGCTCGTGCCGGGCGCAAGGGGCGGCGGTGCCGGGGAAGCCGGAACGGACACGGAAGAGGCGGCTGCGCCCTTTGACCGTCCCGAACCGAAGCCCTACCGGACGACGGAAAAGCCGTTTACGGATGCGGAGCTTGCCTACTGGGGCGCATCGGGCATCACCGTGGAGGTGCTGCGCCGCTACGGGACGGTATCGCTCGCCGAGTACCGGGGCGAGACGAGGGAGGGCAAGGCGTTCGGCTTCAGCTCCACCCCGGCGGAACCGATGTTCGGGTACAGGGGGAAATGGGGCGTGAAGGTCTATCGCCCGATGTCAGAGGTGCGCTTCGTCTATGGCGGGCACACGGGCGACAACTACTGCTTCGGGCTGGAGCAACTGCCCTCGAAGGGCGACCTGCTCTTCCTCACGGGCGGCGAGAAGGACGTGCTGACGCTGGCGGCGCACGGCTTCCACGCCATCTGCTTCAACTCGGAGACCTCGGTCATCCCGGCGAAGACCGTGCGCAAGCTGGTCTATCGCTTCAAGCACATCGTGCTGCTGTACGACACGGACAAGACGGGGCTGGAATGCTCGGAGAAGCACCGTGCGCAACTGGCGGAGTACGGGGTGAAACGGCTGGTGCTGCCGCTGCCGGGGACGAAGGCGGAGAAGGACGTGACGGACTACTTCAAAGCCGGGCACACGAGGGAGGAGCTGATGGGGCTGTTCCTGAAACTGCTCGACACGCTGTACGGGGACACGCTGGCGATGTTGAAATCGTGCGAGATCGACTATGACCACCCGCCCGAACAGGCGGTCGCCATCGTTACCGCCGGGGACGTGCCGTTAGGCTCGGAAGAGAACATCCTCTGCATCACGGGCGGCGAAGGGACGGGCAAGAGCAACTACACCGCCGCACTGGTCGCCGGGGCGATCATGGAACGGGAGACGGACGCCGATCTCTTGGGGGTGCGGGTGGAACCGAACCGCAAGGGGCGTGCGGTGCTGCTCTACGACACGGAACAGAGCGAGCAACAGCTCCACAAGAACACGGGGCGGCTGCTGCGCCGTGCCGGGCGTGAGCGGATGCCGGAGTACCTGCACGTGTACTGCCTGACAGGGATGTCGAGAAGCGAGCGGTTGACCGCCATCGTGCAGAGCATGGACCGGTACCACTACCTGCACGGGGGCATCCATCTGGTCGTCATCGACGGGGTGGCAGACCTGATCCGCTGCGCCAACGACGAGGCGGAGAGCGTGGCGCTGATTGACGAGATCTACCGGCTGGCGGGAATCTACCGCACGTGCATCGCCGCCGTGGTGCATTTCGTGCCGAACGGACTGAAGCTGCGGGGACACCTCGGCAGCGAGCTGCAACGCAAGTCCGCCGCCATCCTCTCCATCGAGAAGGACGAGAACCCGGAGGTGTCGGTGGTGAAGGCGTTGAAGGTCAGGGACGGCAGCCCGCTGGATATTCCGCTGATGCAGTTCAGATGGGACAAGCAAGCCGGGATGCCCGTCTATGTGGGCGAGAAGCCGAGGGCGGAGAAAGAGAAGCGCAAGGAGAAGGAGCTGGCGGAGATGGCACGGGAGGCGTTCGCCCGGCAGGAGAAGTACGGCTACATCGAACTGTGCGAGCTGATACAGGAGATGCTGGAAGTGAAGGAACGGACGGCGAAAGGCTACATCCGCTATATGCGGGAAAAGGAAATCATCGAAAAGGAGGGCGACTGCTATGTACACGGACAGGGAAGAGTTTGA
- a CDS encoding helix-turn-helix domain-containing protein, whose translation MYTDREEFEGWMERIMERFDRTEKLLERVLKKNNTLDGEEVLDNQDLCLLLKVGIRTLQRYRAIGVLPYFTISGKVFYRTKDVHEFIRTRFADVKERAAKRKEKEARKEERRRKRGLFP comes from the coding sequence ATGTACACGGACAGGGAAGAGTTTGAGGGCTGGATGGAGCGCATCATGGAACGCTTCGACCGGACGGAGAAATTGCTGGAAAGGGTGCTGAAGAAGAACAACACGCTCGACGGCGAGGAGGTGCTGGACAACCAAGACCTGTGCCTGCTGCTGAAGGTGGGCATCCGCACGCTGCAACGCTACCGTGCCATCGGGGTGCTGCCGTACTTCACCATCAGCGGCAAGGTGTTCTACCGCACGAAGGACGTGCACGAGTTCATCCGCACCCGTTTCGCCGACGTGAAGGAACGGGCTGCGAAACGCAAGGAGAAGGAAGCCCGGAAAGAGGAAAGGCGCAGGAAAAGGGGGCTGTTCCCGTGA
- a CDS encoding dihydrofolate reductase family protein yields the protein MKQITLHVYQSIDGCPVRSDKYFDAAVDASGCVLIDEETYLRIYLNHLGWPLTAKETLVVTDGCIDLTEKERVRFVTGDAAAELRGIKADGEGTVTAYGAETGALLLDNGLADEIVVITVPVLVGGGEKALECGLNDGRTWVVRSSKVLEDGKIRTVYGRVCP from the coding sequence ATGAAACAGATTACCTTGCACGTGTACCAATCCATTGACGGTTGTCCGGTCAGATCGGACAAGTATTTCGATGCGGCGGTGGACGCCTCCGGCTGCGTGCTGATCGACGAGGAAACCTACCTGCGCATTTACCTGAACCATCTGGGCTGGCCGCTCACGGCAAAAGAGACTTTGGTCGTGACGGACGGCTGTATTGACCTGACGGAGAAGGAACGGGTGCGGTTTGTTACAGGGGATGCGGCAGCGGAACTGCGGGGAATAAAAGCGGACGGCGAAGGTACGGTAACGGCTTACGGAGCGGAAACCGGGGCTTTGCTCTTGGATAACGGGCTGGCGGACGAAATCGTGGTGATAACCGTGCCGGTACTGGTCGGCGGCGGCGAGAAGGCACTGGAGTGCGGGCTGAATGATGGCAGGACGTGGGTCGTGCGGTCGAGCAAGGTATTGGAGGACGGGAAAATCCGGACGGTGTACGGAAGGGTATGCCCATGA
- a CDS encoding type II toxin-antitoxin system RnlB family antitoxin encodes MKTKDYQIISLGERSFLVVVLSLEMTDYYWTALQSELAKYNVADAEVYFDFLYRNGLKNRFFKTKLMGVSLLNNSLRKCKATQECISASDKFFTLHKDVIEHSVLSSIQKTFFRKKLDRTNILPTNVL; translated from the coding sequence ATGAAGACAAAAGATTATCAAATAATCTCTTTAGGAGAACGAAGTTTTTTAGTAGTAGTTCTGTCATTGGAAATGACGGATTACTATTGGACTGCTCTCCAATCAGAATTGGCAAAATATAATGTTGCCGATGCTGAAGTTTATTTTGATTTTCTATACCGTAACGGATTAAAAAATAGATTTTTCAAAACTAAGCTCATGGGAGTTAGTCTATTGAATAATTCTTTGAGAAAATGTAAAGCTACACAAGAGTGTATTAGTGCTTCTGATAAATTCTTTACTTTGCATAAGGATGTGATTGAACATAGCGTATTATCGTCTATTCAAAAAACATTCTTTAGAAAGAAATTAGACAGAACTAATATTCTTCCGACAAATGTACTTTAA
- a CDS encoding type II toxin-antitoxin system RnlA family toxin, protein MAKKHSLSVENIDQVAIDFIATKPSYSIKITDCQEGKLKKIAITHNKETGILNCFINGGQVSYSTQGKAHLKGICEECWNVILQNTSIPCPDKKSFTAKGISEEDFDAFIDVLSESDEIEITTVNTDNNPAIRNQYHLKGKYDAKVSIIFYNNGTLFLQGAVTAFYIELITEIMETISSVPTEVMEDFLAIQPLVGCVIEKDLNKHFTKTENIEGSILEDFLKTSIALANSGVVVDDYGCYTFGIMKALDGLISKRLLEDAPDFKDYGTYFERGKDGNYHFLENVGTYNGNPSLKRALEKAYDFYNKNRHTTFHIDRRNLETSRTLYYDEAVNIIKDGLVIINDLCTNW, encoded by the coding sequence ATGGCTAAAAAGCACTCATTATCTGTTGAAAACATAGATCAGGTTGCTATTGATTTTATAGCGACAAAACCTTCATATTCAATCAAAATAACAGATTGCCAAGAAGGTAAATTAAAAAAAATAGCAATAACTCATAATAAGGAAACTGGTATCTTAAACTGTTTTATTAATGGCGGGCAAGTTTCTTATAGTACGCAAGGAAAAGCACATTTAAAAGGAATATGTGAAGAATGTTGGAACGTTATCCTTCAAAATACTTCAATTCCTTGCCCTGATAAGAAAAGCTTTACGGCAAAAGGAATAAGTGAAGAAGATTTTGATGCTTTTATAGATGTATTATCGGAAAGTGATGAAATCGAAATAACTACGGTCAATACAGATAACAATCCTGCTATCAGGAACCAATATCATTTAAAGGGGAAATATGATGCCAAGGTATCTATTATTTTTTATAATAATGGGACTTTATTTTTACAGGGAGCTGTAACAGCTTTTTATATTGAGCTTATTACAGAAATAATGGAGACAATATCTTCTGTTCCAACCGAAGTAATGGAAGACTTCTTGGCTATTCAACCTTTAGTAGGATGTGTGATAGAAAAAGATTTGAATAAGCATTTCACGAAAACTGAAAACATTGAAGGAAGTATTCTTGAAGATTTTCTGAAAACATCTATTGCTCTTGCTAACTCCGGTGTTGTGGTTGATGATTACGGGTGTTATACATTCGGTATAATGAAGGCTTTGGATGGCTTGATTAGCAAAAGACTCTTGGAAGACGCACCGGATTTTAAAGATTATGGTACATATTTTGAGAGAGGTAAAGATGGAAACTACCATTTTTTGGAGAATGTGGGAACTTACAATGGTAATCCCTCGTTAAAAAGAGCATTGGAAAAGGCGTATGACTTTTATAACAAGAATCGGCATACAACTTTCCATATTGATCGCAGGAACTTAGAAACAAGCAGAACCTTATATTATGATGAAGCGGTGAACATAATAAAGGATGGACTTGTTATTATAAATGACTTATGTACTAATTGGTAA